The Helianthus annuus cultivar XRQ/B chromosome 15, HanXRQr2.0-SUNRISE, whole genome shotgun sequence genomic sequence GATTCCTAAACATACCTTTGCCTcgcggcaactcaactgccaatgcggcctcagtaggcacccggaagttatctcgaatgataacattaaactCCTCCTCGCCATCCGCACAAACAACTGTTTCAACCTGACCCtggaaatccggggcaaacatcctccataagggagcatcctctgatagcaaacgcacaagtcagtaacgcatacggggataagaaagttaaacaaacgaaaagtacgtaccaccacttttctcccgcaccacgggcttTGATTTCTTGTTCCTCCTTGTCAGCATcatgcgcaacacccacaactgtgtGTTGCTCTGCTTCACCGACTCAATGGTCTGCAACTGCGGAAACCACTCCACCGACTTCATGCTAGGGACTGCAATGGTCTCTGATATGATCATATCGATCACATTCTGAAACGTCATATTTGCAACAATCGCAGCAGCCTTGATGTAAAAGAACTTCATTTTCCACttcgtcatccccttgggaggagtcatcagttTGGGACTACCATCTCGTTGAcagaaagaaaagaaccccaaggaCACCGTCATTTGATAAAACTGTCGGAAATCTCCAACGGTAGGCTCTATGCTAAGAGCACGAAAGGTTGATTCAAAATTTCGAATCCggatcataccaaacggactcagttgagaaatgtggaccttgtaccactccaaaacctcaacaacaaaaacagtcaaaggtaaccggagattacagtcaccaaaaaagtctgcccacatggtcacataaccggccggagcatcggcaccggtgtcaccctccGATGGGTAAACGGCCCCATATTCAGGGGGCATTTGGACATCAAGAATCAGACGATCAAAGGTCTTCTTGGTCCACTTTAACaccggtaaaccaccaccggCGGCTCCCCCCTCTTCTTCCTCCGCCACCACCGGCGATGAAGGCTCCGGGTTGTCACCTTCCACATTATGTggacttgatggttcagccatcagaaatgTCGAAGAAACGAAAGAACGTGAGTAGAAACACTA encodes the following:
- the LOC118487501 gene encoding uncharacterized protein LOC118487501; this translates as MAEPSSPHNVEGDNPEPSSPVVAEEEEGGAAGGGLPVLKWTKKTFDRLILDVQMPPEYGAVYPSEGDTGADAPAGYVTMWADFFGDCNLRLPLTVFVVEVLEWYKVHISQLSPFGMIRIRNFESTFRALSIEPTVGDFRQFYQMTVSLGFFSFCQRDGSPKLMTPPKGMTKWKMKFFYIKAAAIVANMTFQNVIDMIISETIAVPSMKSVEWFPQLQTIESVKQSNTQLWVLRMMLTRRNKKSKPVVREKSGEDAPLWRMFAPDFQGQVETVVCADGEEEFNVIIRDNFRVPTEAALAVELPRGKGDLGALGDPDAKGVLKRQTVKGVRFRQKKIPEGLGTATGSQSGAGKRQVEETAAGAGRPKRRRLQSKRTGPTPKKPAGTVELQDKDFSIFDAPASPSPATGAGVTEEPSTPSVEVVPESTVRTEGTAEKVATRIFDTVDSSNNLIFPNEGDNLDLRFSDSVRQKSDAEAQKTDDEPQKSSPGVKVTGSGTGGAGYDGPPNQPGESELEYYYRTLLDVVYDPSAITDCSWMIVYDVVLDNWITCMLDNAHTIGLHDLE